DNA from Brachyspira aalborgi:
TCGGGCAGATGATAAAGAATTTTTCCTTTAATCAAAGCGTCTCTTAATATAATGCAATCTTTCAAATCTTCCATTATAAAAAGTTTCATTGTTTCGTCTATATAAAAAATTTTAGGAGCAAGTTTTGGGAATTTTTTTCCGTAATAAGTTAAAATTTCAGCTTCTTTTTTATTTCTGTTAATATCTAAAATTCTACCCGAAGAATTGCTTCTTGTATGAACTCCCGCTTGTTTTATTATGACGGATTTTTTATTATTTTTAACTCTATAAACATAATTTAAATTTCCATCTCCAATTTCATTGCAAGTCGTATCTTTAGAATTAAAATATTTAAATTTTTCTTTGGCGTATTCTAAAATATCTTTTTCATTCATTAAAAAATATTTATTAAATTTATTCATTTAAATTAATCCTATGTTTTTATTATTTATATATTAGCATAAAAAATATAAATTTAAATAGAATTATAATGATTTTATTAACTCAAATTAAAAATTAAAAGTTGAAAATTGTAAAATAGAATAATTAAATATATAATATGTAAATTATTAATAATAAAATAAATAAAAATTTGAATAAAATATTTTAAGGAGAAAATTATGCAAAAGAAAACTACAAAAGAAACGGTTGAAAATATAGTTTGGAAGGCATGCGACACTTTTCGAGGCTCAATAGATTCTTCGCTTTATAAAGATTATATTTTAAGTATGCTTTTTGTAAAATATTTATCGGACTTTGCGAAAGAAAAAATAAAAGAACTTGAAAGCAAATATTCGGGAGATAAACTTAAAAGAAGACTTGAAAGAATGAATTATAAAATAAGCAAAGATGCAAGTTTTGAATATTTATTAAAAAATAAGGAAGCGCCAAATATTGGAGAGATAATAAATACGGCTTTAAGAAAAATTGAAAAAGATAATCCTCAAAAATTTGACGGCATTTTTAATAATATAGATTTTAACGATTCTAATAAATTTGGCGAGACAAAAACAAGAAATGCAATTTTAAAACATTTACTTGAAGACTTTAGCGACAGCGAACTTGATTTAAGCCCGAGCGCTCTTCAAAATAATGATGTAATGGGAGACGCTTACGAATATTTAATTTCAAATTTTGCTTCGGATGCGGGAAAGAAAGGCGGAGAATTTTTTACGCCTCCCGAAGTTTCGACTCTTATTGCAAAAATAGTTAGCGATAGAACGGGAGTAAAAATTTACGACCCGACTTGCGGCAGCGGTTCGCTTTTGATTAAAGTTAATAAAGAAATTGGAAGAGAAAATTGCACAATATACGGACAAGAGAAAAATAGCCAAACATTTGCTTTATGCAGAATGAATATGTATTTGCATGAAATTGGAGACGAAGCAAAAATTGAATGGGGCGATACGATTAAAGAGCCTAAATTTACGGACAAAGGCGAGCTGAGAAAATTTGATGTTGTGGTTGCAAATCCGCCTTTTAGTTTAGATAAATGGGGAGAGGAAATTGCATTAAACGATAAATACAATAGATTTGAATTTGGAGTACCGCCGAAAAGCAAAGGCGATTTAGCTTTTTTACTTCATATGATAAACTCAATGAAAGAAAACGGAATAATCGTAGTCGTAATGCCTATAAGCATTTTGTCAAGAGGAGAAAGCGAAGGACTTATAAGGCAGAGAATTATTGAAAATAATTTAATAGATACGATTATAGGACTTCCTTCAAATTTATTTTACGGAACTTCTATACCGACATGTTTAATTATTTTGAAAAATAACAAAAAGAATAAAGATATATTTTTTATTGACGGCAGTTTTGAATATTATAAAGATAAACGACAAAATAAATTAAGAGAAGAAGATATTTCAAAAATATTAACGGCTTATAGAAAGCGAAAAGATATATTGAAATATTGCCGCGCGGTTAGTTTTGAGGAAATTGTAGAAAACGATTATAACTTGAATATAGTAAGATATATAGATACATTTGAGGGCTATGAAAATGTAGATTTAAGAATTTCAAAAGAGGAACTTAAAAAATTGCAAATTGAAAGAGTAAAATTAGAAAGCGAAGCCGAAATTATTTTTGATAAGATTGTAATTTAAATAATTTATATAACTTTGTTATAATAAATAATTATTTTATTTTTTAATGGAAATTTTATTTATGAATGTATTACAAGAAATAACGATGCGTCTCGTTGCTGGCAATGCTAAAGAAGCTTTAGAATTATGCGATAAAGTGATAAATAATATTAAAGAACCAATTCCCGAACATTCTCAATTTTATAATTTAAGAGGATTAATAAATGTTAGATTAAAAAAATATGAAGAGGCTTTTAACGATTATAATACCGCATTAAAAATAAACCCTTATGACCAAAGCACATATTTAAATATGTCGATTGTAAATCATGAAATAGGATTATATAGAGAATCAATAGACGCTTTTCTTAAATATTCTAAATTAGATAAATATTTTACATATAATTACATTAATCAAATAATATCAATATTCATTTGGAATTATGATAGCGACACTATAGAAGATATTTTTAAAATATTATCTAAAAATGAATATAATGATTTATGGCGTAAAGATATCACTTTTAATTTATTAAATAATATTATATCTAAATATTTAAAAAATAACGAAAATATATTAAAAGATATAAAAAATATTTTATTATATGAATATTTTTTACTTCAGGTGTTATCTCTTTATTTTATAATAATACATACAAAAAATAATAATATAGAAGTATCACATTATACCTCGTTAAAAGTATTATTTTCTTTATTAAATGATAGTCATAATATAAGAATAACAAATATATCGAATGCAAACGACCCTAAAGAAGGCAAAATATTAGAAAATATTTTTAGTAAAAATGGTTTAAATATTAAAATTAAAAACAAGGATAATTTAATTACTTTACAAACTTCATATAGTAGGAATAAAGACGCTTTAACAATGTTTAGATTTTATGGTAAAGAAGACAATAAAGAAGCTACGGGTATATGCTTATGTATAGATAAAAATTATTTTAATAACGAACCTCTTTCACTAGCAACACCAATGCAAATGATGTCTAATTATAAAAGAGGTATTAATAATTTATATTTTATACTTTATTATAATGAAAAAGAAAATCAATTAATATTTAATCCTACAAATTCAAAGTATTCTAATATAATAGTAGATTTAAATAAATATTGCATGGTAAAACTAAATAGAGTTATTGACGAAAGTGTAGAAAATATCATAAATTATATATTTTACAAAATATTTAACTATGCAGAAAAAATAGATAATCAAATAGAAAATAAAAATTTAAAAGACGAAATATTTTCAAATTTATTTGAAAATATAAGATATATAATAAAGCATGAAGCGTTTTTTGAAGAACAAGAATTAAGAATGCTTATTACAACCGATTATAAAGACGAGAATATAAAAGTAGATAATAATAAAAGATTGTATATAAATTATAACGAGTTATTTAACGAAAACGAAAATTTTATAGAAGAGATTATATTGGGCGGTAAAATAGAGGATAAAGAATTAACTTCGGATTATATTAAACAAATTATTTATAATAAATATAAAGATAATGATAAAATGAATAAAATTAAAGTGAGCATATCTCAAGCTCCTTTAAGATAAAGGAATAATTATGAATAAATTACCTTCAGATTGGCAAATTAAAACTTTAAATGAAGCCTGTAATATTTATACGGGGAATAGTATTAACAAAAAGAAGAAGGAAGAAAATTTTATAGGATTAAAAGAAGGACTAAATTATATTGGGACAAAAGATATAAGTTTTAATAATATAATAGAATATGAGAACGGAGTAAAAATTCCTTTTAAGGATTTAAAAGATTTTAAAATAGCAAAATCAAATACTTCTTTATTATGTATAGAAGGCGGAAGCGCGGGACGAAAAATAGGATTTACAAATCAAGATGTTTGTTTTGGCAATAAACTTTGTTGTTTTGAAGCTATTGAAGATGAACCTAAATTTATTTATTTTTATTTACAAAGTAATGATTTTTTACGAGAATTTAATTCAAATATACAGGGTTTAATTGGAGGAGTTAATAAAGAAAATTTAAGAAAAATAAAAATTCCTATTCCGCCGTTAGACGAACAAAAACGCATTGCATCTGCACTTTCAAAAATTGACGCATATTTAGAAAATACAATTAAATTGATAGAAGAAAAAGAAAGATTTAAAAGAGGAATTGCTAAAAAATTATTGACTTGTAAAGAAGGCGAAAATATTCCCGAAGCAAGATTTAAAGGTTTTGAAGACGAATGGGAAATAGTTAAACTTGGCGATATATGTTTAATTAATAATAAAAGTTTAAAAGAAAATACTGATAAAAATTATAAATTCAAATATATAGATTTAACCGCTGTTAAAAAAGGAATAATTAATTTTTCAAACGACTATACAACTTTTGAGAATGCTCCGATTTCTGCAAGAAGAATTATAAATAAAAATGATATTATTATGGCAACAGTTCGCCCTTATTTATTAGGGCATGCTTTTATAGATTTTGAAGCAAAAGATTATATTTGTTCCAAAGGTTTTGCAGTTTTAACGGCTAATTCAAATATAGAAATGAAATACATATATCAATATTTATATTCGGACGATATGGCAAAACAAATAAAAAGTCGATTAGTAGGTTCTACATATCCTACAATTAGACTTTCAGATATTAAAGAATTAAAAATAAAAATTCCAAAATCGATTAAAGAACAAGAAAAGATAGGCGGATATTTAAGTTTGCTTGATAAAGAAATTGATAATTTGAAAAAGCAAAAATAATTGATTAAGGAAATGAAGAGAGGAGCTATGCAAAAATTATTGTCTGGCGAGGTTAGGTTGTCTAAAAATGCATTTAACGAGAATATTTAAAAATTATATCAAGGACGAATAGTGAATTATATCGGTTCTAAATTTACTCTATCGTCTTTTTTAGAAGAAAGCATAAAAGAAACTCTAAAAGAAAATAATTCCAAACCTTTGAAAATAGAAGAAAAATTTTATTCATAAATGTTAAGGTTGTATTTTATAATAATAATAATATAATTAAAATAAATTATGAAAATTTTATTAATAAAACAAACTTCTCTCGGCGATGTTCTTCACATGACGCCCGTTATAAGAGCTTTGAAAAAATGGAAGCCAGAATCTGAAATTGATATTGTAACCGATAAAAGAGCTTTGGGAATATTAAAAAATAATCCTTATATTAATAAATTATATGTTTTAGATATTTATAAATACGAAAAAGAAATTTTTAAATCGCCTTTAAAATTTTTTTCAACTATAAAAGAATTTTTCTCTCATATAAAAGAAGTTAGAAAAAAAAAATACGATATCGCTATAGATTTGCAAGGGCTTGAAAGAAGCATAATTTTTCTTTATTTATGCAAGGCTAAAAAAAAATATGCAAAAGGAAAATGGGCTTTCGTCAAAAGTAATTATTATGTCGATATTAACGCTATAGTCGGATTAATTTCATTTTTAAAATTTTTTGACTGTCCAAATGACGGAGTAGATTTAGATTATTTTCTGCCCGAAACTATAGAAGAAGATTTTAATAAAACTATTGAAAGAATAAAGCAAACAAAAAATTTTAAAATTGAAAAAGATTATATAGTTTTTTCTCCTTTTTCAAGATGGGAGACAAAAGATTTGTCGGTAAATAAAGCGAGAGAGATAATAGCCGAAATAAAAAAATTAAAAGATATTCAAATAATAGTTTCTGCGACTTCGGATTATAATAAAGAATGCAAAGAAATTGTAGAAGGTTTTGATAATGTTTTGGATTCTTCGGGACTTTTTAATTTGCCAGAACTTGCATATTTAATAAAAAATTCTCAATGCATGTTAACTGTTGATTCTTTTCCTATGCATACGGGTTGCGCTTTCAAAAAACCTCTTATTGCAATATTCGGACCGACAAGCGAAATCAGAGTAGGACCTATTGCGGAAAATTCCGAAGTTTTCAGAGCGGATAATATAGAATGCGAAAAATGTTATAAAAGGAAAAACTGCCCAAATAATCATATTTGCATTGAAAATATTGATTCAAAATTATTGGCTAAAAGATTAATAGACAAAATAATTAGTTAAAGTTAATTGAAATTAAAATAAGAAACTTCATTAACTATATTTTTCGATTTATCTAAAACATTTTTGCTCGCGTTAGCTCCGTCTTCAGCTATTTTAGAATTTTCTTGAGTAATATTATTTAATTCTACTACGGCGGCGTTAATTTGAGATATGCTGTCTTCTTCGTTTATTATAGCGTTAGAAATATCTATTAATAATTTTAATACATCATTAACCGAATTTTC
Protein-coding regions in this window:
- a CDS encoding type I restriction-modification system subunit M — its product is MQKKTTKETVENIVWKACDTFRGSIDSSLYKDYILSMLFVKYLSDFAKEKIKELESKYSGDKLKRRLERMNYKISKDASFEYLLKNKEAPNIGEIINTALRKIEKDNPQKFDGIFNNIDFNDSNKFGETKTRNAILKHLLEDFSDSELDLSPSALQNNDVMGDAYEYLISNFASDAGKKGGEFFTPPEVSTLIAKIVSDRTGVKIYDPTCGSGSLLIKVNKEIGRENCTIYGQEKNSQTFALCRMNMYLHEIGDEAKIEWGDTIKEPKFTDKGELRKFDVVVANPPFSLDKWGEEIALNDKYNRFEFGVPPKSKGDLAFLLHMINSMKENGIIVVVMPISILSRGESEGLIRQRIIENNLIDTIIGLPSNLFYGTSIPTCLIILKNNKKNKDIFFIDGSFEYYKDKRQNKLREEDISKILTAYRKRKDILKYCRAVSFEEIVENDYNLNIVRYIDTFEGYENVDLRISKEELKKLQIERVKLESEAEIIFDKIVI
- a CDS encoding tetratricopeptide repeat protein, translated to MNVLQEITMRLVAGNAKEALELCDKVINNIKEPIPEHSQFYNLRGLINVRLKKYEEAFNDYNTALKINPYDQSTYLNMSIVNHEIGLYRESIDAFLKYSKLDKYFTYNYINQIISIFIWNYDSDTIEDIFKILSKNEYNDLWRKDITFNLLNNIISKYLKNNENILKDIKNILLYEYFLLQVLSLYFIIIHTKNNNIEVSHYTSLKVLFSLLNDSHNIRITNISNANDPKEGKILENIFSKNGLNIKIKNKDNLITLQTSYSRNKDALTMFRFYGKEDNKEATGICLCIDKNYFNNEPLSLATPMQMMSNYKRGINNLYFILYYNEKENQLIFNPTNSKYSNIIVDLNKYCMVKLNRVIDESVENIINYIFYKIFNYAEKIDNQIENKNLKDEIFSNLFENIRYIIKHEAFFEEQELRMLITTDYKDENIKVDNNKRLYINYNELFNENENFIEEIILGGKIEDKELTSDYIKQIIYNKYKDNDKMNKIKVSISQAPLR
- a CDS encoding restriction endonuclease subunit S, with amino-acid sequence MNKLPSDWQIKTLNEACNIYTGNSINKKKKEENFIGLKEGLNYIGTKDISFNNIIEYENGVKIPFKDLKDFKIAKSNTSLLCIEGGSAGRKIGFTNQDVCFGNKLCCFEAIEDEPKFIYFYLQSNDFLREFNSNIQGLIGGVNKENLRKIKIPIPPLDEQKRIASALSKIDAYLENTIKLIEEKERFKRGIAKKLLTCKEGENIPEARFKGFEDEWEIVKLGDICLINNKSLKENTDKNYKFKYIDLTAVKKGIINFSNDYTTFENAPISARRIINKNDIIMATVRPYLLGHAFIDFEAKDYICSKGFAVLTANSNIEMKYIYQYLYSDDMAKQIKSRLVGSTYPTIRLSDIKELKIKIPKSIKEQEKIGGYLSLLDKEIDNLKKQK
- a CDS encoding glycosyltransferase family 9 protein; translated protein: MKILLIKQTSLGDVLHMTPVIRALKKWKPESEIDIVTDKRALGILKNNPYINKLYVLDIYKYEKEIFKSPLKFFSTIKEFFSHIKEVRKKKYDIAIDLQGLERSIIFLYLCKAKKKYAKGKWAFVKSNYYVDINAIVGLISFLKFFDCPNDGVDLDYFLPETIEEDFNKTIERIKQTKNFKIEKDYIVFSPFSRWETKDLSVNKAREIIAEIKKLKDIQIIVSATSDYNKECKEIVEGFDNVLDSSGLFNLPELAYLIKNSQCMLTVDSFPMHTGCAFKKPLIAIFGPTSEIRVGPIAENSEVFRADNIECEKCYKRKNCPNNHICIENIDSKLLAKRLIDKIIS